A window of the Leptospira kmetyi serovar Malaysia str. Bejo-Iso9 genome harbors these coding sequences:
- a CDS encoding LPD1 domain-containing protein: MIGVREVVRETLHILKGKKLQDNAISTHKNLSVWKKFAGLEHPWRQIKAPPKSHIHHGTSEKKEHTTSHSSQKNIHSTHGKEEFKLEAESVKREKETDPGQPLLFTNLPKIKNSPYPNKRPVYVPGKINDLGSLITEIKNSLLNSGLESKAKEFLELAYKGENDLNKILNICYRFVSISSDNVNKITRSLVSEKVKETKRTLSEAMLGNDNASGEHDVQASTPKILQSSFLPEIIKELNEDGLSVSDKKFIERVKTSIERKQIPHTIKTKINEELARLEIKEPSIVLKIIKTYISDSLLKYNEKNNPKPIDDDSPIKRSVISSKFRHLADNMEEAIQHKESPPISRQNKTRRRIGIAASMYDQSVKLRKIQAALYGLANEVEDGKLPEYLKSIKSKNDIEEIISTYKHLDYYRQIPNSKELNPLDSKVSVRFYKFPLDSFYEDTQKEIRISSDGKVNNHSLDWALKKGLITKAEYKTILKHTSKDKNSHYESFQVSDLENAEELKRIYDLKDNLKDNLYVKPAEKKSKNTVLINGTKYEFYFKGKKDRSNYQKSIIKILRLGLDTYKKVEDAGKYIQALSENNKGRGPDPKKREIQKLEENLVGVKIPGFFPTPKLLAQRLVKEAEISSGMEVLEPSAGKGDLSEEIQNLTGIKPDTIEYFSSLREILQKKDFNLVGSDFLEFKDKLYDRIIMNPPFEKGQDLEHVQHAYSLLKPGGRLVSIMSEGPFYREDSKAKNFRKWLEDVDGESEQLPSGSFLGRDSFRQTGVNTRIVIIEKPKAKTNSKITNFETKITDESFDSKSLSEAMRGNKNAEGEHSTVKNLESEVYNSHPNTNDQVLESIDKDDPPKDTIKKIDLTDVKTLLDHKEKNKEFKDVNDRVPGSRKEMAAIAKLLKLSDLNKLDSATAERVVKKDRVLPPFDFTEYKNKGEEGGLVFLKSKLYDSIASKPADSDYARKEYVLNLKDILDPILNAKSIAEITQYANSFSRRTLHDYKIIVRSEIDNFQKEILSSDRTKSSMDSISEKFKKIIGDMVPGAESIIEKIVGGEIKQSFEIDRELYSLMNKYYFVSDTNKGLRMLPSVYGDRFFNLLMCRTDPSIRVWREALQYNPLSEETAAKKYKDYVEKKKLHSINQSTTFLKIYPTLKEFKIKNPQYSDEAANKIFTERTSIKESITREEWSRIPLNNVRDSDWSWAEKKKSEKKNTPNNSNLKRLPLGIILRENGRTISPGEISSKALTEEWGFKSVQFGNYMDDKSSKDHLTRFVASLKDLEDALEIDMKRAITQGNLNMAFGARGKPGQSASYSSSFRIINVTKTKGDGSVAHEFGHYFDHLCTENDAKRDKSHFITINPKGVFSDSIKKLFTVIKNNPDGTKTNFYQNALSTGSKELVQREELFARGFEAYVEDKLAEKGMMNTYLVSPNRITEGMHPILAFQNEIKYPQGEERTRIVNAIDDFVNVFKNKFHLLKPLDKTAPRISSQFENYITISDIVKEKKKKNPISLFKDET, translated from the coding sequence ATGATAGGCGTAAGAGAAGTCGTTCGAGAAACACTCCACATCCTAAAAGGAAAAAAACTCCAAGATAATGCTATATCCACTCACAAAAACTTGTCCGTTTGGAAAAAGTTTGCTGGACTTGAACATCCATGGAGACAGATAAAAGCACCTCCAAAGTCTCACATCCATCACGGAACATCCGAGAAAAAGGAACATACAACCTCTCACAGCTCTCAAAAAAATATTCATTCAACACATGGTAAGGAGGAATTCAAGTTAGAAGCCGAATCGGTAAAAAGGGAAAAAGAAACCGATCCGGGTCAGCCGCTTCTTTTCACAAATCTTCCAAAGATAAAAAACTCACCATATCCAAACAAAAGACCGGTATATGTTCCTGGAAAAATCAATGACCTCGGATCTTTGATTACAGAAATAAAAAACTCGCTTCTAAATTCCGGTCTTGAATCAAAAGCAAAAGAATTTTTGGAACTTGCTTACAAAGGTGAAAATGATCTTAATAAAATTCTAAATATCTGCTATCGTTTCGTTAGTATATCTTCGGATAACGTAAATAAAATTACACGTTCTCTCGTTTCTGAAAAAGTAAAGGAAACGAAAAGAACTCTTTCCGAAGCGATGCTCGGAAATGACAACGCATCCGGCGAACATGACGTTCAAGCGAGCACTCCTAAAATTCTTCAAAGTAGTTTTCTTCCTGAAATTATTAAGGAGCTTAACGAAGATGGTCTTTCCGTTTCTGACAAAAAATTTATTGAGAGGGTAAAGACCTCAATCGAAAGAAAACAAATTCCTCATACGATAAAAACGAAGATAAACGAGGAGTTAGCACGACTTGAAATCAAAGAACCTTCGATCGTTCTAAAAATTATAAAAACATATATCAGTGATTCTCTTCTTAAATATAACGAAAAAAATAATCCGAAACCGATCGATGACGATTCTCCAATTAAAAGAAGCGTAATTTCTTCCAAATTTAGACATCTCGCTGACAACATGGAAGAGGCGATTCAGCACAAAGAAAGCCCGCCTATATCCAGACAAAATAAAACGAGAAGAAGAATTGGCATTGCGGCTTCGATGTATGATCAATCTGTCAAATTACGAAAAATTCAAGCGGCACTTTATGGTCTTGCTAACGAGGTAGAGGACGGAAAACTTCCCGAGTATCTTAAAAGTATCAAAAGTAAAAATGATATTGAGGAAATTATTTCGACTTACAAACACCTAGATTACTATCGTCAGATTCCTAATTCTAAGGAATTGAATCCATTAGATTCAAAAGTTTCGGTTAGGTTTTATAAATTTCCGTTGGACTCCTTTTACGAGGATACGCAAAAAGAAATTCGAATTAGTTCAGATGGTAAGGTAAACAATCATTCCTTAGATTGGGCTTTGAAGAAAGGTCTGATAACAAAAGCAGAATATAAAACTATCCTCAAGCACACTTCAAAGGACAAGAATTCTCATTACGAATCTTTTCAAGTAAGTGATCTTGAAAATGCCGAAGAACTAAAACGGATATACGATTTAAAAGATAATCTTAAAGACAATTTGTATGTAAAGCCCGCAGAGAAAAAATCAAAGAATACAGTTCTAATCAATGGAACGAAATACGAGTTTTATTTTAAAGGAAAAAAGGATCGAAGTAATTATCAAAAAAGTATCATAAAGATTCTTCGCCTAGGTCTTGATACATACAAAAAGGTTGAAGACGCGGGAAAATATATACAAGCTCTTAGCGAAAATAACAAAGGTCGCGGACCGGATCCAAAAAAAAGAGAAATTCAAAAGTTAGAAGAAAACCTCGTCGGAGTAAAGATTCCAGGTTTTTTCCCGACCCCGAAACTACTCGCGCAGAGACTTGTAAAAGAAGCAGAAATTTCTTCAGGTATGGAGGTCTTAGAACCCTCAGCCGGAAAAGGAGATCTCTCCGAAGAAATTCAAAATTTAACGGGAATCAAACCTGACACGATCGAGTATTTTAGTTCTCTAAGAGAAATTCTACAAAAGAAAGATTTTAACCTCGTAGGAAGCGACTTTCTAGAATTCAAAGATAAACTCTATGACCGAATCATTATGAACCCTCCTTTTGAGAAGGGTCAGGATTTGGAACATGTTCAACACGCGTATTCACTCTTAAAACCAGGCGGCCGCCTTGTTAGTATCATGTCCGAGGGACCATTCTACCGAGAGGATTCTAAAGCAAAAAATTTTAGAAAATGGTTAGAGGACGTTGACGGGGAATCGGAACAACTTCCTTCCGGTTCATTTCTTGGACGCGATTCCTTTAGACAAACCGGTGTAAATACAAGGATCGTAATCATTGAAAAACCAAAAGCGAAAACAAATTCGAAAATTACCAATTTCGAAACAAAAATCACGGATGAGTCTTTTGATTCAAAATCTCTTTCCGAGGCAATGCGCGGAAACAAAAACGCGGAAGGAGAACATAGTACCGTAAAAAATCTAGAATCCGAGGTATACAATTCTCATCCAAATACGAATGATCAAGTTCTCGAATCAATAGATAAAGATGACCCTCCAAAGGATACGATTAAAAAAATTGATCTAACGGATGTCAAAACACTGCTCGATCATAAAGAAAAAAATAAAGAATTCAAAGATGTTAATGATCGCGTTCCCGGTTCGCGGAAAGAGATGGCCGCGATTGCGAAATTACTTAAATTATCCGATCTAAATAAGCTAGATTCCGCAACAGCGGAGCGCGTCGTTAAAAAAGATAGGGTACTTCCTCCGTTTGATTTTACGGAGTACAAGAATAAGGGAGAGGAGGGAGGCTTAGTTTTTTTAAAATCTAAGTTATACGACTCTATCGCTTCGAAACCTGCGGATTCGGATTATGCAAGAAAGGAATATGTCCTTAACTTAAAAGATATTCTCGATCCGATTCTTAACGCAAAATCTATAGCTGAAATTACACAGTATGCGAATTCATTTTCAAGACGAACTCTACACGATTATAAAATCATAGTTCGTTCCGAAATAGATAATTTTCAAAAGGAAATTCTTAGTTCAGATCGCACGAAAAGTTCTATGGACTCCATTTCTGAAAAATTTAAGAAAATAATAGGAGATATGGTTCCCGGAGCCGAATCGATCATTGAAAAAATTGTAGGCGGGGAGATTAAACAAAGTTTCGAAATCGACCGTGAATTATACTCCCTAATGAACAAATATTACTTTGTAAGTGATACAAATAAGGGGCTAAGAATGTTGCCCTCCGTTTACGGAGATCGATTTTTTAATCTCCTTATGTGTAGAACTGATCCATCGATAAGAGTTTGGCGCGAAGCATTGCAGTATAATCCTCTTAGTGAAGAAACGGCGGCTAAAAAATATAAAGACTACGTTGAAAAAAAGAAATTGCATTCAATTAACCAAAGTACCACTTTTTTAAAAATTTATCCGACGTTAAAAGAGTTTAAAATAAAAAATCCTCAATATAGCGATGAAGCCGCGAATAAAATATTCACGGAAAGAACAAGTATTAAAGAATCTATAACAAGGGAAGAATGGTCTAGGATTCCACTCAATAATGTTCGAGATTCGGATTGGTCATGGGCAGAGAAAAAAAAATCAGAGAAGAAAAATACTCCAAATAATAGTAATCTAAAACGCTTACCTTTAGGAATAATTTTAAGAGAGAACGGGAGAACAATTTCTCCTGGTGAAATTTCTTCAAAAGCACTTACGGAAGAATGGGGATTTAAGTCTGTCCAATTTGGTAATTATATGGATGATAAATCCTCTAAAGATCATTTAACACGGTTTGTTGCTTCATTAAAAGATTTAGAGGATGCACTTGAGATCGATATGAAAAGGGCGATCACTCAAGGAAATCTTAATATGGCTTTTGGTGCGCGAGGAAAGCCTGGTCAATCTGCGAGTTATAGTTCTTCCTTTAGAATCATTAATGTTACAAAGACAAAAGGGGATGGATCAGTAGCTCACGAATTTGGTCATTATTTCGATCATCTATGTACAGAAAACGATGCCAAGCGAGACAAAAGTCATTTTATCACTATAAACCCGAAAGGTGTTTTCTCAGATTCGATAAAAAAACTTTTTACAGTAATCAAAAATAATCCCGATGGAACAAAAACGAATTTCTATCAGAATGCTTTATCGACAGGAAGCAAAGAACTTGTACAGAGAGAAGAGCTATTCGCGCGTGGTTTTGAGGCTTATGTTGAGGATAAACTAGCGGAAAAAGGAATGATGAATACTTATTTAGTATCTCCAAATAGAATAACGGAAGGGATGCACCCGATATTAGCATTTCAAAATGAGATTAAATATCCGCAAGGGGAAGAGAGAACTCGAATTGTTAATGCGATCGACGATTTTGTAAATGTTTTTAAAAATAAATTTCATCTTTTAAAACCGCTCGATAAGACCGCTCCGAGAATTTCAAGCCAATTTGAAAACTATATAACTATCAGCGATATAGTTAAGGAAAAGAAAAAAAAGAATCCGATTTCTCTCTTTAAGGATGAGACTTGA